Below is a genomic region from Sphaeramia orbicularis chromosome 6, fSphaOr1.1, whole genome shotgun sequence.
aaataccagatttaaaaatgcaaaacacagagcataatacttgaataaatggtggtaagtcacttaagaaaagttaaatatgaagaaaattctattttggaattgacacaaaagtagcagtgggtctttggGTTAATGGTagtgttgtttttatgtttttatgcttgtaaatggatactgtatgtctgtttggaatgggaggaccccaggaagaatggGGAtcccaataaataaatgaataaataaataagtaagattTCTTATCTCTCAGTCCATTTGTATCAGATCTAAGTTTAATGTGAGcgctgtcttccactcatcttGTGTTTGTGGATTGGAGGCAGATCCCAGTGGAAGTCCAGATCAGCAGGAGGCGGTTTCTATTGACTTACTGGAACAACTGTTTGACTGGAGGTCGACTTAATTCCCTGCAGACGTGTAAACAGTTCATGTGTCGTAACTTTCCACTTCTGCTTATCCGTGCTGTGCTCATGTTTATATATTTACAGTGTGAACAGAGGGAATGCAGCCGGCAGCCATGTTTCCTCTGGAGGAAACACCAGGAAAACTGACACACTCTGTTTGCTTAGTTAGTATctgcattattacctccgccaggaggtactgtgatcgctttctttgctttgtgtgtttgttagtttgtgtgtttgtttgttagcaggataactcaaaaagttgtggactgattttcatgaaattttcaggaaatgttgatactggcacaaggaagaaatgattcaattttggtggtgatctgggggacagatctgtcttagtgaaggtctgcgctctccttgTTTAGACTTTGATTTTATTCTAAATAACTTGACCTGAGGTGTGTTGAACGTCTGTCTGTAAAGCGTTAGTGTAGAGTTTATGAAGCATTTCAGGTGCATCaggttttgttgattattgagTTTGAGTGTTTCTAAAACCTTAGTTTTATTGTTTAAAAGctttaatttagcattttttaacTGTTAGTTAAGTATTTATAAAGCCTGAGTTTAgtatactgtatataaaacatTAGTTAAATCTTTTAAAGCTTGGTTTAGCATTTATAAAACAATTATTTTAGCATTTATTAAGTctaatttcaggtttcttttaaAGGGTTACGTGTTTATGATGGTAATTACACCCTTAAGCTTTACTGTTTATGTGGTGTTTATTGTGGGTTAATTTAGCATTTATAATGTTTTAGTCAAGCATTTATAAAGCATTATTTAAGCATCAATGAAGTCTTAGTTaagtatttgtaaatagtttattGTTTCTAATGTTGTTCTCTCAGTGTTTCTGTCCCTGAACGCCTCTCGGTGCGTCTGTCCCTGAACGCCTCTCGGTGCGTCTGTCCCTGAACGCCTCTCAGTGTGTCTGTCCCTGAACGCCTCTCGGTGTGTCCTGTCCGTCCTCTAAGCGGCCCTCCGTCTGTAAATGTGTGGCGGTCAGTCCGCTCTGTCTCAGCTCATGTCCTCATGTTTATTTCTGGTCTGTGACTGTGAGTGGCTGAGTGCAGAGGAGGCCGGATCAGCAGACGGGGGTGGAGGGAGGGTCTGGACCAGGACTATAAAAGCCTCCACTGTCAGAGGACACAGACAGATGCAGAATGAACCAGGACCGGACCCTCTGAACACTGAGCCCGTCTGCTCTGGAGGCTGTGATCACAGCTTTTGGACTTTGGGGaaactccttcttcttcttcttcttcttcagattCCACAAACATCAGCGAAGGGAAGCTTGCCTCTGGTTCTTCTTTTTCCTTTGGCTTCTGCGTTTTGGCTGGTGTTTGCGTCCCCATGGCGGCCGTTCGTCAGATGGTGGTGGAGCCCTCGGGGTTCCACGTCCTGCCGGCCCACCTCATGGCCTCTGCCATGGAGGAGTTCCCCCAGCAGCTGCCCGTCCCCAAAGCCCCGTCCAGGGGGAAGAGCCGCTCCAGACGGCCCCGCGACGCCCGCTTCAAAACGCAGCCGGTGACGTTCGCCGAGATcgcgg
It encodes:
- the c6h11orf96 gene encoding uncharacterized protein C11orf96 homolog, with protein sequence MAAVRQMVVEPSGFHVLPAHLMASAMEEFPQQLPVPKAPSRGKSRSRRPRDARFKTQPVTFAEIAEVEEEGSSPLEEERARRSFLQSLENLRRSTQTLHCSAPPTQHTSTSTQTAMDSSDSDSAQ